From Zea mays cultivar B73 chromosome 3, Zm-B73-REFERENCE-NAM-5.0, whole genome shotgun sequence:
AAGTGATATGGGCTAGTCTAGCACAATCTAAAGGAAAGTCTATATCAGGCCTCAAATTGTGGCATCGGCTCCAGCACGACCCGCACGCATGAGCTGGGTTTGAGCCGACTCAGTCCTATAAGCCCGCAATGTTTAATTTCgttaatttagtaagatatgaACTTTATGTGTTTGTAATATTTGGAGTTTATGTGGTTTAAATACATGGGTTAGGCCAACTCCACCAACACCGGCATGTGGGCGTGTATAACACTGTTTTGCACTATAGATGCACTGTTTACAAAGAGAGATTTGAAATAGAGAATTTGCTGAAGATAGTCTTAGGCTTGAGCGGTTGAGCCTGCACGGTGTGATGAAGGCTCGGTGTGTCTTAGGGTTGGATTGGACCACTGTTTTTGCTCTTTAGGTTAGTACTAACTAAAAGTTTTTTAGGCCTTCTTGGTCTGAGCCTGTTTGACCCAAAGCACGATGGGCTCGGACCAAATCAACCCAACCTGGCCCAATTCCCAACACTACCTACATGTGTCCCTTGCCCAACAATTCTCTACCGTAACATCCGTGGACGTTATGGTAGCCCAACTTTTTTTACAATTTAGcccttttttggttttattttcatAAATATGACATTttcagtttcatttcaaaaaatggacccttaGTTCAGCGCTAATAGCATTAGCGCCTAGCTAACACAGGCCAGCACTAATGCTATTGGCGCTTAGGTATCCGACGCGgcagtggcggtggtggtggcgTGGCAGGGGTAGGCGCCATAGAATTTGGCACCTACCTCCTGGAAACACTATAGCCAAGTGTCTGGGGGTAGGCGTCAAGATCTATGGTGTCTACCCCCTTTAAACCGGCTGGGCCCTTCTTTTCTACTATTTCCCTTCTCCTCTCCGCCAAGATCACGCTCCTGCACGCGCCTCACCACGCTCCGCCCTGAGCCGCCGCCCCACGTCGCCATCCACCACCCTCCGTCGAGCTCCGCCTCTGCCCCGCGCCGCCCTCCACCTCTGCCCCACCCCGCGTCGTCGGTGCCCTCCCTACCGGTCGCCTCTGCCCTCCTCATCAGTCGCCCACCACCATAGTTAATTTCTTTAGAATTATAGATGTATAGTAGTTTTTGTTAGGTATTTAGTATTTTAGTTAATTAGTTCATATTTTAATTAGTATTTTAGTTTGTAATTTTGTTTTAAAACTTGGTATGTAGCTAATATAGTTAGTATTTTAGTTATTTAGTTAAGATTTTAGTTAGTTATTTAGTTTAAAAACTAGGTTGAATGTGGTAAACACGAATTTGGTTGAATGTGGTAAACGCGAGTTTGATTGAATGTGATAAAATGTGGATTTGATTAAGGTGATTGACGTCACCatgtgtttaatatgatttacattTGTAGGTTTTAGTACTTTGTTATTATTTAGTTAGTAGGTAGTTATTGGTGGGGGTAGTTAGGGAATAACCATCAATAATGGTCACTAAATGTTTAATGCGTGTTTCAAATAGATGGACAATTTTTGAGCATTTATTATGGAGGCAATGTGGAAGATGGCCCCTATGGAAATGCTAAGTTCTTTGACATGTGACACGTGCATGTGTTATTCGTTGGTAGACCCTACTTGAGTGATGTGTttacaaaggctaaacaaaagctaGGTTACCATGAAGATGATAACATTGCGGATGCCGGAGTGCTTAACATTAGTCATCCACCAAATGTCATAAGACATGTCATCCAAATTGATTCTCAACTAGAATGGGAGAATTTTGTTACTTCGGCTATGCAGACCTAGTTGCAACTCATGAAGGTTGTGGTGTGGCGGGTTGTAGTAGACCATCCCCTGAAGACTATGATCGTGTTGTGGATGATGTGCCAAATGTGCCTGATGCTCAATCTGGCCCCAATTTGACCCCATTAAGTCAGCCAGGAGATGATTGTGGGACTCATGACCTACAAACAGATTCTCCTGCGGGTATCCCTTTTGGCACAAACCACTTGTAGTAAGTTTCATTGGCATCACATGTCCATTTTGTAGCATGAGTACTTTGCTCATTTCAGTGACGTGAATTTATTTTTGTACATCGGTGCATGTTGCAGGAGAGACCCCCTGCTCTTGTGGTTGATTCTACGACTGTGGCACGTGGCTGCTTCATAGATGGATTTACCTTGACACCAAAGACCAATAGATTGAATAAAATAAGTGAGACaaaaaaataaaagaaattaCCTTAACACCGGTAAGGGATGTTGGTCGTAGTGAAGAGGAGTAAACCGATATGGAGGGGATAGAATTGACGTCGTATTATATAGGCATACGAGGATCGACGCCAAGATCTAGCGCGCCAAGGTCgatgccacagatcttggcgccgaccccccgACATGTGGTCACCACACAAGCTCCACGCCAGTGCCGCCGCCGAGAGCTAGGCGGCAATAGCAATGGCGTCAACCCGTGTTAGCTAGGCGCCAATAGCATTGGCGCCGACCTATAGATCCATTTTTTAAAATGAAACTCAAAAAGGCATATTTGTGAGAAAAACCGAAAATGGGCTAAATTGCAAAAAAGCCGGATGTAGGAGTGGATATACGGGATACCCGAAAAAATCTGGTCGAGTAATTCGGGTTTTTAAAAAATTTAGGTTTTGAAAATTGTTACTTGAAATAAGTGGGTACTCGAAAATTTGGGTAATCTCGATTTACCCTATCAGAGTTGATATGCATGGTTATCATACGCAATGGAAGAGCAAGATCTTTGTAAAAAAACATAGGTCTTGTACCATACTAGGGAGACTCAGGATCTTGATTAGTAGTTTAGTACCCCGGGATCAAAAGACATGTTCCCGGACTAGGCTGTCACTGTGAGAGAAATATGGCCAGCAAGCAACCCTGCCATTCTATCGCCTCCTTCACTTCTCTTCTACTTCTCCCGTCCGTTCTCTTTATCTCTTTGCTAATTAAAAAAAAGACATTGTTAGGTTTACTGCCTGATCAGGTGAAGTGACCGTCCAGCTCCCAGCAATCATGACCTACCGGTCGAGAGCGAAGCCAACGGCAGCAGAGGCGAACTGGGATGCAGCAGACCGTCCAGGGTAGAGGAAGAGAGACGGGGTGATGTCAGCGTGCGTGGCGCGGGATAGCGCTTTGAGCATTCAAGGTTCCAAGGAAGACCGGGGCATGTTACATAATTTCAGATAATTCGGATAAATCGGATATCGGCACATGTTACCTGTTTTACCTAATATAATTTTAGGTTTTTAAACTAGGATCCGAACTAGTATTTAAAATTTGGATAATTTAAGTTTGAATATTTCAAGTTTAGGTAATGGGTATTAGGTTTTTTGCCTACCCATGGTCGGATAGCTAACATGTGGACCTGCTATGTCCTAGGTCCACACCCCTGCCGCCGGACATTACGACAGAGAAGCCGTTCACGTCCCTTTTCTCTATTTGGTCTCGGTCATCTCGAGTCTCTTCTCGCCGTCCTACGCAGGCACTGTGCCCCTCGTTCTTTCGATCTCCTCGGTAGTGCTGCAAATTGGATCGTTTCGTGCTGGCCCGGCACAAGTCCGTCGTGCTTCGGGCTTTAAATTTTCGGATCGTGCCAACACGAAATTCAGTCGGGCCGGGCCGTATTGTGTCTAGATACTAAAATCAAGATCCAACACGGCCCTAAAATACGGTGGGCTTGCTTCGGGCCGTGCTAGCTGAGGCCCGGCACGCTCAGTCGCAAATCAAATTGTTCTCACTCGTCAATCCTTGAGAGAGTTTGTCACCATTGTGGAGCTGTTGCCGGTAGAGGTGGACGTTCGGGTTTACCCGGTATTTCAGGTCGGGTTTTCAGGTTTTTTATATTTCGGATTTTAAACATCTAAGCCCGAACCCGTACCCATGTTGTCGGGTACCCGTAATTTTGGGTACCTATACTTTCGGATACGGGTTCGGGTAATATCAAAATACCCGATATATTCGAGCATGTAGCGATGAGAGAGAGGAGGTTGTGGACGCTGCCTGGCCAAGGACGTTGCCGCAGTGCCTGACGATGAGAGAGAGGCCTTGCCTTGCCTTTGCCTGTGGACGCTGCCGCCGAGGACGCTGTGGGCTGTGGCCTTGCCTTGCGTGAcgatgagagagagaggagaagaacTGCAGGGCACACCGCAGACCGCACACCCACACACGCCTGCGCCCTTGCCTACTGCGGTGCTACTGCCGAGTGCCGACCGCGGAGCCGGCAGCCGCCACCTCCAGGAGCTAGGGTTTGTGCTTTGTTGATTTGTCAATTTCACGGTCGTGCGTGCCTCTGGGCTCTGGCTCTGGACAGTGGGTCTGGGGACTGGGAAGGGGGGCGCTGCCAGCCAGGGCCTGGGCCGTGAGAAACTGAGAACTGGGCCGTGAGCACTGAGCAGGCCGAGCACCTGGCGGGCTGGCGTGAGCATGTAGCTACAGTGCTTCGGGTAGTATGGGTAGTTCGGGTACAGTGGTTTAATACCTGATTAGGCCCGTACTTAATTCTGGTATTTAGTTTCGTTACCCGCTGGAGCTATTTGGGTAACGGGTTTTGGGCTATACGGTTAcgggttcgggtatttcgggtacagGGCTTCGGGCTCGAGTTTTATGCCCAGTACTAGTTGCCGGGTCGACGATCAGGGATGGCGACACCGGCGTTGAGACCGACGGCTACAGCGCGCTGCTTCAGGGTTCATATTTTTGCCCAAAAAGTTTTTCTACATCTTGGGAAGAGTTGTTCGGTCCTTTCATATGCTTGAGGCTCTTGGATGATGGCGTCCTCTTTTCTGGTTGCGTGCATGCGTGCAGGAACTGTGGGAGAAGAGTCGCGAGGAGCGAGAGCGGATGGTGTAGAAGTTGGACTGTTCGAGGCCGACTGCATGCGCCGATGCGCGTCGATGAGGCCACCGTCGAGCGTGCCACACTGCATCAGTCACTCGTGGTGGGAAAGGCCGAGACTGCCGCGCTGGGCTCTTTGACAGCATCcctcagctcaaccatgtgtttcACCATAACCGTGCCCTTGTCCGTGCCGGACTGGCACGAACACGACCCATGACAGCGTGCCAAGTCATGTGACCCGATGGACTGAAAGTTGGAGCACGATCTAGCCCATCTAACGTGTAGGCTCGATTTTTTTACACATGTGCTGGACCAGACTTTGTGCATTTATTTTTTGGCCGTGCTCATACAGACCCGTTAGGCACGGCCCAAACTTTCAAGACTACTCCTCGACGTACACCGGTGGCCAGTGTGACTAGATAGTCGCTCCCTCACTTCCCTCTCCGATCTCCAACAGTGAGCGTGAAGGGGAAAGGTCTCTGAATGAAGAACAAAGATGATTAACGGGCCGGGATGTATTCTCCGTAGCAGCAAATTCGACCTTCTCGCGACAGTACATATAGAGCCATTTgcaattttgccattatcatttgtgggcttcgccattatgccatcggacccacaaatcatagacacagatggtcccaccagtcatagacacgggatggcataataacaggcagccaaatttgagagtggcaaaacAGCAAATTTCTCGTACATATATCCCCGTTGCCATCCTTAGCTGTGGCGCAGAGCTGCGTGCGGCGTGCCTGTCTCCTCCTCCAGAGATCTCCACACACACATGTCCTACTGGCGACTGCCATGGGTGTGCCTTCTGGTTCTGGAAGACGATGGCCTGATGAGGGCCCGGGTACTTGTTGCCATTCCATTGCTGACCAtggatgcaatgcaatgcatctgTCCACATTGATCGCTCCGCTCACATCGGTCCGTCATTGCATTGCAGGAGGAGGTACAGATACAGTACAGGTACTCAGCTCCTCACTAAGACAAGCTCTGGCCAGCGACCGATCGACCGGTCGTCCCTTAAACCCTACACCCTCCGTGGTCCGTCTGTGCTCTTCATCACGCCACAAGCCGCATCCATCTGCCCACGGCCCACCTCATATGGGGAGACCATAAACTGGCAGTTAGCTAGGACACTGCCGCCGATCACTCCGATTGTTCCCTTTTGTTTCATAAATCATGAGCCAATGAGTCATGCCTGTGTTCATGCAATTGAAGCTAGCAGTCATTTCTGGCGGTGGGTACAAAATTGAAGGTGCTAGCTGTTGCGGGGAGGACTTCCTCTTCCTCACCCTCACATGGCCGGTGCAGTGGGGGCAGATCGCAGACGTGTGAGGCAATGGAACAATCTTGAGGCGAGACGTGAGAGCAGTTCCAGTTCCAGTTCCAGAGAGCAATGAGTGGCCACCGGGCCTCTGCTCCTTCATTCTTGGAGTAGTGCGTCTTGCGCAGATGGGCAAGGCGAGCCAGTGGCTCAGAAACTTGTTGCTGTCCGGCAGGAAAGGGAGGAAGGCCAAGGACAGGGCTGAAGCCGACTGCCAGTCGGTGCTGTCCGCGCCGCTGCCCTCGCACGCGCAGGCGGCGGCGACACCGCACGGGAGGGAGAAGAGGCGGTGGAGCTTCCGGCGGCCGGGCGCGGCAGCGTCCAGCTCCCAGGGCCCGCTCGCGTCCTCGTCGTCGCACTGCTTCTCGGAGGCGGAGCTGCATGTCGTCGTGGTGCAGCAGGAGCAGGGACAGCAGCAGGCCGCGGCCGCCGCCGTCCCTGAGGCGGCGTCCACCTCGGGCACGGTCGTCGCGCTTCCGGCGTCGGggaggaggacgaggaggaggAACGCCCGCGGCGGTGGTCGTGGCGGGGAGGCCGCCGCGGCGGCGGTCAAGATCCAGTCGGCCTTCCGATCGTACCTGGTACGTGCGTTCTTGGGCCCGCCGGCCGGCCGCGTGCAGTTCTCGGCTCCGGCGATTCTCCACGCGGCAAGTGTAAATGTCAAGTGTGAACAGTGAAATGGTTTGCGACGGCAGGCGAGGAAGGCGCTATGCGCGCTGCGAGGGATGGTGATGCTGCAGGCGATTGTGAGGGGACAGCTGGTGCGGCGCCAGGCCAGCCTGACGCTCCGGCGCATGCAGGCGCTCGTCTACGCCCAGCGCCGCGCGCGCGCCGAGCGGCTGCGCCTCCTCGATGTCGTCGAGGACGACGCCTCCAGGCAGCAGGCCGCCTCAGCCACGCCGCCGAGGCGGCGCTCGCCGTCGCCGCAGCACCCGCGGTCCTGGAAGCCACTGGTGAGCAGAGCACTGTGGCACTGCCCTTCTTCCGACGAGGAAGAAACTGACAAATGCGCGCGGTGGGTTGCTCTTGCGGTCTTGCCTTCGCTGTGCTGTGCAGGAGGCGGTGGAGAGGCGTCTAGAGGAGAACGTCCGGACCGTGGAGGTGGACGACGGCGCGCCGAGGGCGGGCGCGCGGCGCAACAGCTGCGGCCACTGCTCGGCGTCGACGACGCCGAGCCGCACGCCCATGCCGAAGGCCGAGCCGCGCCAGAAGGTctcgccgtcaccgtcgccgtcggcgCTGACGGACGGGAGCGCGCGGACGCCCAGCGGCCGCTTGGACGACGCGTCCTTCACCTCCACGTCGGAGCCGATGCCGAGCCTGCGCGCGGCCCCGCcgtcctacatggccaacacggAGTCGTCGCGCGCCAAGGCGCGGTCGCAGAGCGCGCCGAGGCAGCGCCTCTCATCGGCGCCCGAGACGGCGCCGGCGGCCACGGCCGTGCTGTCTCCGTCGTGCTGCGACCGTCCGCCTAGCCAGGGCGGGGGCAGCGCGCGGCGCAGGGCGTCGCTGGACCCGCTGGACCTGCCCGGCGGCGCGCCGTCAAGGCGCATGGAGCGGTGCGCGTCGCGGGCGCGCGCGACCACGATGTCGTCGGTCCCCGGCAGCGAGTGCGGGTCTTCGAGCACCGTCGGGCACCGCGGCAGCGCGCACGGGCCATGGCTTGGGTGACTACGTACTGGCCCTTGTCTCTTCGTCAGTCTACGCTTGCCGATTGAGGTGAAACTGAAGGTGCAGATGTCCTACGGTGTGTTTGGCAGTAGAAGAAGCTGACGGAGCCAAGGAATATGGGGACCTTCTTCGATCATGGCGTGTTTTGCGTGCCGGTTTTTTGTCTGTGTGGATGTACGGTGGGTGTGTTTTTTCTTGGAGTGATTATTTGCTATGTGGTGTTGGAGTGAGAGTGATGTTATTTCCAGTTTCAAGAGCTGATATACTTGCAAAGTGAAACGATAAACCTGCTGCAAACCCTCCCATTT
This genomic window contains:
- the LOC103650478 gene encoding uncharacterized protein, which gives rise to MGKASQWLRNLLLSGRKGRKAKDRAEADCQSVLSAPLPSHAQAAATPHGREKRRWSFRRPGAAASSSQGPLASSSSHCFSEAELHVVVVQQEQGQQQAAAAAVPEAASTSGTVVALPASGRRTRRRNARGGGRGGEAAAAAVKIQSAFRSYLARKALCALRGMVMLQAIVRGQLVRRQASLTLRRMQALVYAQRRARAERLRLLDVVEDDASRQQAASATPPRRRSPSPQHPRSWKPLVSRALWHCPSSDEEETDKCARWVALAVLPSLCCAGGGGEASRGERPDRGGGRRRAEGGRAAQQLRPLLGVDDAEPHAHAEGRAAPEGLAVTVAVGADGRERADAQRPLGRRVLHLHVGADAEPARGPAVLHGQHGVVARQGAVAERAEAAPLIGARDGAGGHGRAVSVVLRPSA